In the Nicotiana tabacum cultivar K326 chromosome 16, ASM71507v2, whole genome shotgun sequence genome, one interval contains:
- the LOC107786052 gene encoding LOW QUALITY PROTEIN: F-box/FBD/LRR-repeat protein At1g13570 (The sequence of the model RefSeq protein was modified relative to this genomic sequence to represent the inferred CDS: inserted 2 bases in 1 codon; substituted 1 base at 1 genomic stop codon): MELNDSERVDVEKDREDRISALPKNVIDGILELLPVEDVARTSILSKNXRYIWVILPNLVLNKLFCYKLVARSQYVFKDTVDKILLQHSGDIVKFVLAFSAIVLXPDIDRWMIYVTRNGVKELTLNMSNNTTYNLPFYIFNCPTLTQLELLNCVFKPPTYFLGFPNLVTLRLEKITFVPTIEFCVINAPLLVKLTLMYYNGTKYLNIVSSLLNSLVVRQSYYDIELSCFMNCKILTALYLVTSNPISADRSKLEKLLLSLPILEVLILSSSFLELLSAGTVPQGLPFTLNCLWHLKLGVNFSQMGQISYSLELIKSSPNLSKLEIWVNATSDTVEAVSEYLDTPGCLDQPLNKLKYVVIHFFKGSKTELLFVKLLFTRCPSLISMSIKQAKASGTKEERNIVIKLAHHPRASPKAELLYGPRSD, from the exons ATAGTGAAAGAGTTGATGTTGAAAAGGATAGAGAAGATAGAATCAGCGCTCTACCAAAAAATGTTATAGATGGTATTCTTGAACTCCTGCCAGTAGAAGATGTGGCGAGGACTAGTATTCTATCAAAAAATTAGAGATATATCTGGGTCATACTTCCAAATTTGGTGTTGAATAAGCTCTTTTGCTACAAATTAGTTGCAAGATCTCAATATGTCTTCAAAGACACGGTAGATAAGATTCTGTTACAGCATTCCGGAGACATAGTGAAGTTTGTCCTTGCTTTTTCAGCAATAGTTTT TCCAGATATTGATAGATGGATGATTTATGTTACTAGAAACGGTGTCAAGGAGCTAACCCTTAACATGTCAAATAATACTACTTATAATCTgcctttttatatatttaattgtCCAACACTGACACAACTGGAACTCTTAAACTGTGTCTTCAAACCGCCAACGTATTTTCTTGGCTTTCCGAATCTTGTAACACTTCGTCTAGAAAAAATAACCTTTGTGCCAACTATTGAGTTTTGTGTTATCAACGCACCACTTCTTGTCAAGTTGACCTTGATGTACTATAATGGTACTAAATACTTGAACATTGTTTCATCGCTATTGAATTCCTTGGTTGTTCGTCAGAGTTACTACGATATTGAACTAAGTTGCTTTATGAACTGCAAAATTTTGACAGCTTTATACCTTGTGACTAGTAATCCAATATCCGCTGACAGATCAAAATTGGAAAAGCTTCTTCTTAGCTTGCCTATACTTGAGGTGCTTATTTTGAGTTCATCTTTCCTTGAG CTTTTGAGTGCAGGTACAGTTCCACAAGGGCTTCCTTTTACACTCAACTGCTTGTGGCATCTAAAGCTAGGTGTAAACTTCAGCCAAATGGGTCAGATTTCATACTCTCTCGAGTTGATTAAGAGCTCCCCCAATTTGAGCAAACTTGAGATTTGG GTCAATGCTACCAGTGACACTGTTGAAGCAGTTTCGGAATATCTAGACACACCAGGTTGCTTGGACCAACCACTCAACAAGCTCAAATATGTGGTCATACATTTTTTTAAGGGTTCAAAAACTGAACTGTTATTCGTAAAGCTATTGTTTACTCGTTGTCCGTCTTTGATAAGTATGAGCATTAAGCAGGCAAAAGCCTCTGGTACCAAGGAAGAAAGGAATATTGTAATAAAATTGGCGCATCACCCCAGAGCATCTCCCAAGGCAGAGCTATTGTATGGTCCACGCTCGGATTAG